One genomic segment of Chloroflexota bacterium includes these proteins:
- a CDS encoding isoprenylcysteine carboxylmethyltransferase family protein: MVKWNGHFPARFPPCEASIMLRNAFLIFLAVGSYGLLHSLTASHQAKQWVRQHLGEAAFRWYRLAYNVVFTLLLLPLLGLPAALPDRVLYVIHPPWVYVTTALQIAGLALAIDATLRTDLWAFLGLRPEKPAQEAHLVIRGAYRWVRHPMYSGSLLFIWLMPAMTLNTALFYAALTLYIIIGAYFEERKLLAEYGEAYRAYQQKVPMLIPRWPRKP; this comes from the coding sequence ATGGTAAAATGGAACGGTCACTTCCCGGCTCGCTTCCCACCATGCGAGGCAAGCATCATGCTCCGCAACGCCTTCTTGATTTTCCTCGCCGTTGGGTCGTATGGCCTGCTCCACTCACTGACAGCCTCACACCAGGCCAAGCAATGGGTACGCCAACACCTGGGGGAAGCCGCGTTCCGCTGGTACCGACTGGCCTATAACGTCGTCTTCACACTTTTACTCTTGCCCCTGCTGGGCTTGCCGGCAGCCCTGCCCGATCGCGTGCTCTATGTCATCCATCCACCATGGGTTTACGTGACCACAGCCTTGCAAATTGCCGGCCTGGCGCTGGCTATCGATGCCACGTTACGCACCGACCTATGGGCCTTCCTGGGGCTGCGCCCTGAAAAACCGGCGCAAGAAGCCCACCTGGTCATCCGCGGGGCGTATCGCTGGGTCCGCCACCCGATGTATAGCGGCAGTTTGCTTTTCATCTGGCTGATGCCCGCCATGACGCTCAATACTGCCCTTTTCTATGCCGCGCTGACCCTTTACATCATCATCGGGGCCTATTTCGAGGAACGCAAACTGCTGGCCGAATATGGCGAAGCCTATCGCGCTTACCAGCAAAAAGTTCCCATGCTCATCCCTCGCTGGCCTCGAAAGCCTTAA
- a CDS encoding DegV family protein — protein MLPASPLGCGASPGANDNFPAEAPMTTPKIALVTDTDASLPREVAARYRIWQVPIMVHFGDESLRAVYDLDDAATFARIRQEGRLPTTAAPAPGQFVDAFLEAFEQGAEQVLCFTVSSKVSATWKAAQAARAMLPQRDITVVDTRSLSIGEGFMVLAAAEAVAAGASVAEAIAAAEWTREHTHLYAALATLKYLAMSGRVSHMVAKMAGALNIRPILTIKDGELALLEKARTRRKAWQRVLALARQHVGERPPQRLSILHINAPEEARAFEKILCEAIPCPEERLYAELTPGLSVHAGEGLVGVAFVAE, from the coding sequence ATGCTGCCTGCATCGCCTTTGGGCTGTGGAGCATCGCCTGGAGCAAACGACAACTTCCCCGCTGAGGCGCCCATGACCACCCCCAAAATTGCCCTGGTGACCGATACCGACGCCAGCCTGCCCCGCGAAGTGGCCGCTCGTTACCGCATCTGGCAGGTACCCATCATGGTGCACTTTGGCGACGAGAGCCTGCGAGCGGTTTACGACCTCGACGACGCCGCCACGTTTGCCCGCATTCGCCAGGAAGGCCGCCTGCCGACCACGGCTGCCCCTGCGCCGGGCCAGTTTGTCGACGCCTTCCTGGAAGCCTTCGAACAGGGGGCCGAGCAGGTGCTCTGCTTCACGGTGAGCAGCAAAGTCAGCGCCACCTGGAAAGCCGCGCAGGCCGCGCGCGCCATGCTGCCCCAGCGCGATATCACGGTGGTCGACACCCGTTCTCTCAGCATAGGGGAAGGCTTCATGGTGCTGGCCGCGGCCGAAGCCGTGGCCGCGGGCGCTTCGGTGGCCGAGGCCATTGCCGCTGCCGAGTGGACGCGTGAGCACACGCACCTTTACGCCGCTCTCGCCACGCTGAAATACCTCGCGATGAGCGGCCGGGTCAGCCACATGGTGGCTAAAATGGCAGGGGCACTCAACATCCGGCCCATTTTGACCATCAAAGACGGTGAACTGGCATTGCTGGAAAAAGCCCGCACCCGTCGGAAAGCCTGGCAACGGGTACTTGCTCTGGCGCGCCAGCACGTCGGGGAACGCCCGCCGCAGCGGCTCAGCATTTTGCACATCAACGCGCCGGAGGAAGCCCGGGCATTCGAGAAAATCCTCTGTGAGGCCATCCCCTGCCCGGAAGAGCGCCTCTACGCCGAATTGACGCCGGGGCTTTCCGTCCATGCAGGCGAGGGGCTGGTCGGGGTGGCTTTTGTGGCCGAATGA